The proteins below come from a single Stutzerimonas stutzeri RCH2 genomic window:
- a CDS encoding LysR substrate-binding domain-containing protein, whose product MNRNDLRRVDLNLLIVFETLMHERSVTRAAEKLFLGQPAISAALARLRTLFDDPLFVRTGRSMEPTARALEIAKLLSPALDSISTAVSSASTFDPATSSQVFRIGLTDEVEFALLPPLLRRLRAEAPDVVLVVRRANYLLMPGLLASGEISVGVCYTEELPANSKRKVLRRPKPMLLRADSIPGRLSMEDYCSRPHAMVSFAGDLNGYIDEELALHGCKRKVVLAVPQFNGLASLLAGTDIIATVPDYAAAALAANGGVRAEPLPFQTSQDFELSMAWRGAQDNDPAERWLRSRIQMFVGDPDSP is encoded by the coding sequence ATGAATCGCAACGACCTTCGCCGTGTTGACCTCAATCTGCTGATCGTTTTCGAAACGCTGATGCACGAGCGCAGCGTGACCCGCGCTGCAGAAAAGCTGTTTCTAGGCCAGCCGGCGATCAGCGCGGCGCTGGCACGCCTGCGCACCCTGTTCGACGACCCGCTGTTCGTGCGTACCGGCCGCAGCATGGAGCCTACGGCTCGCGCATTGGAGATCGCGAAGCTGCTATCGCCGGCACTGGATTCGATCTCTACTGCCGTCAGTAGTGCCTCGACCTTCGACCCGGCGACCAGCAGCCAGGTGTTTCGCATCGGCCTGACCGATGAAGTCGAGTTCGCCCTGCTGCCACCGCTGCTGCGCCGCCTGCGCGCCGAAGCGCCGGACGTGGTGCTGGTGGTGCGCCGCGCCAACTACCTGTTGATGCCCGGCCTGCTGGCGTCCGGGGAGATATCCGTGGGCGTCTGCTACACAGAGGAGCTGCCGGCGAACTCCAAGCGCAAGGTACTGCGTCGACCCAAGCCGATGCTGCTGCGCGCCGACAGCATTCCCGGCCGGCTGAGCATGGAGGACTACTGCAGCCGTCCGCATGCGATGGTCTCCTTTGCCGGCGATCTTAACGGCTATATCGACGAGGAACTGGCGCTGCACGGCTGCAAGCGCAAGGTGGTCCTGGCGGTGCCGCAGTTCAACGGCCTGGCTAGCTTGCTCGCCGGAACCGACATCATCGCCACCGTTCCGGATTACGCCGCCGCCGCGCTGGCCGCCAACGGCGGCGTGCGCGCCGAACCGCTGCCGTTCCAGACCAGCCAGGACTTCGAGCTGTCCATGGCTTGGCGCGGCGCCCAGGACAACGACCCCGCCGAACGCTGGCTGCGCTCGCGTATCCAGATGTTCGTTGGCGATCCGGACAGCCCATAA
- the mexE gene encoding multidrug efflux RND transporter periplasmic adaptor subunit MexE, translating into MERSFNALRFPLIALTVLITAACGKAPEATQSGMPPPAVSVAEVIEQQVTEWDELTGRLEAPESVEIRPRVSGFIDKAAFEEGALVKKGDLLFQIDPRPFQAEVKRLQAQLQQARAIQQRTVAEAERGERLRQKNAISAELADARVSAASEARSATAAIQAQLDRAQLDLSFTRVTAPIDGRVGRALITSGNLVNASEALLTTLVSTDKVYAYFEADERTYLKYRELARNGDRGETTPVYLGLSSEDGHPHLGHMDFVDNQVDPRTGTIRGRAVFDNRDGSFTPGLYARLKLVGSATYDAVLIKDVAVGTDLGKKFVLVLAEDGTVAYRPVELGPKLEGLRIVRSGLAKGESIVVNGLQRVRPGSPVQPESVPMADAETLATLRQQNRAISEAMKPQVVERTLAQRPSS; encoded by the coding sequence ATGGAACGTTCGTTCAACGCCTTGCGTTTTCCCCTTATCGCCCTGACGGTGCTGATCACCGCCGCTTGTGGCAAGGCACCGGAGGCCACCCAGTCGGGCATGCCGCCGCCCGCCGTCAGCGTCGCGGAAGTCATCGAACAGCAGGTGACCGAGTGGGACGAACTCACTGGCCGCCTGGAAGCGCCAGAATCGGTGGAGATCCGCCCGCGCGTGTCCGGCTTCATCGACAAGGCGGCCTTCGAGGAAGGTGCGCTGGTGAAGAAAGGCGACCTCTTGTTCCAGATCGATCCGCGGCCGTTCCAGGCCGAGGTCAAGCGCCTGCAGGCCCAGCTGCAACAGGCCCGTGCCATCCAGCAGCGCACTGTTGCCGAGGCCGAACGCGGCGAGCGCCTGCGGCAGAAGAATGCGATTTCCGCCGAGCTGGCCGATGCCCGCGTCAGTGCCGCCAGCGAAGCCCGTTCGGCGACGGCGGCGATTCAGGCACAACTGGATCGCGCGCAACTGGATCTGTCCTTCACCCGCGTGACGGCGCCCATCGACGGACGCGTCGGCCGCGCGCTGATCACCTCCGGCAATCTGGTCAACGCCAGCGAGGCGCTGCTGACCACGCTGGTCTCCACCGACAAGGTCTATGCCTATTTCGAAGCGGACGAGCGCACCTACCTCAAATACCGTGAGCTGGCGCGCAACGGTGACCGTGGCGAGACGACGCCGGTCTACCTCGGCCTTTCCAGCGAGGACGGTCACCCGCACCTGGGCCACATGGACTTCGTCGACAATCAGGTCGACCCGCGCACCGGTACCATTCGCGGTCGCGCGGTGTTCGACAACCGTGACGGCAGCTTCACCCCCGGCCTGTATGCGCGGCTGAAGCTGGTCGGCAGCGCCACCTACGACGCCGTGCTGATCAAGGACGTCGCCGTTGGTACCGACCTCGGCAAGAAATTCGTCCTGGTGCTGGCCGAAGACGGCACCGTCGCCTACCGGCCGGTCGAGCTCGGCCCCAAGCTCGAAGGGCTGCGCATCGTCCGCAGCGGTCTGGCGAAGGGCGAGAGCATCGTGGTCAATGGCCTGCAGCGCGTGCGCCCGGGCAGCCCGGTGCAGCCGGAGTCGGTGCCCATGGCCGACGCCGAAACGCTGGCCACGCTCCGCCAGCAGAACCGTGCGATCAGCGAGGCGATGAAGCCACAGGTGGTCGAGCGCACCCTGGCTCAGCGCCCAAGCAGCTAA
- a CDS encoding Ku protein: MPRTIWKGAVSFGLVHIPVALVPATTRQGIDFDWLDKRSMDRVGYKRINKTTGEDIDSENIVKGVEYEKGSYVVISDDEIKSAHPKATQTVDIVAFVDAKDISFLYIDTPYYLTPDRRGEKVYALLRETLIQTGKVGIANVVLRNKQHLAVVMPLGKALVMNTLRWADEVRGVEYLELKDEALDPDLAERELDMAKRLVEDMTEKWKPEQYKDTFQDQIMELVEKKAREGKLEAVGGPEEAVDRRSADVIDLTELLKRSLAAKPGKARAASEDDEADDAPKKAPAKPKTTSKA; encoded by the coding sequence ATGCCACGCACGATCTGGAAAGGCGCAGTCAGTTTCGGACTGGTACACATCCCGGTGGCGCTGGTGCCGGCCACCACCCGCCAGGGCATCGACTTCGACTGGCTGGACAAACGCAGCATGGACCGGGTCGGCTACAAGCGCATCAACAAGACCACCGGCGAGGACATCGACAGCGAAAACATCGTCAAGGGCGTGGAATACGAGAAGGGCAGCTACGTCGTGATCAGCGATGACGAGATCAAGTCGGCGCACCCCAAGGCAACCCAGACCGTCGACATCGTTGCCTTCGTCGACGCCAAGGACATCTCCTTTCTGTATATCGACACACCGTATTACCTGACGCCGGACCGCCGCGGCGAAAAGGTCTACGCCTTGCTGCGCGAGACGCTGATCCAGACCGGCAAGGTCGGCATCGCCAACGTCGTGCTACGTAACAAGCAGCACCTGGCGGTGGTGATGCCGCTGGGCAAGGCCTTGGTGATGAACACGCTGCGCTGGGCCGACGAGGTGCGCGGCGTCGAGTACCTGGAACTGAAGGATGAAGCTCTCGATCCGGACCTGGCCGAGCGTGAGCTGGACATGGCCAAACGGCTGGTCGAGGACATGACCGAGAAGTGGAAGCCGGAACAGTACAAGGACACCTTCCAGGATCAGATCATGGAGCTGGTGGAGAAAAAGGCCCGCGAAGGCAAGCTGGAAGCCGTCGGCGGACCGGAGGAGGCGGTGGATCGGCGTTCGGCCGATGTCATCGACCTTACCGAGCTGCTCAAGCGGAGCCTTGCCGCCAAGCCTGGCAAGGCCCGCGCTGCCAGCGAAGACGACGAGGCGGACGATGCGCCGAAAAAGGCGCCGGCCAAACCGAAAACCACGAGCAAGGCCTAA
- a CDS encoding SDR family oxidoreductase yields MAEDNQTLPPQEQPEPGKEGLMNPRPEYRGEDYKAAGKLEGKTAIITGGDSGIGRSVAVLFAREGADVAILYLDQHQDAEETRTVVEQYGRRCLTFAGDVADRDVCRKVIDETLAAFGKLDILVNNAAEQHPQEKLEDISEEQWEKTFRTNIFGMFQMTKAVLPHLGKGASIINTTSVTAYKGSPQLLDYSATKGAITAFTRSLSMNLAERGIRVNGVAPGPIWTPLISSTFDADEVAEFGSNTPMKRPGQPDEVAPAYVYLASSDAAYVSGQVIHVNGGTVVNG; encoded by the coding sequence ATGGCCGAAGACAACCAGACCCTACCGCCCCAGGAGCAGCCCGAGCCCGGTAAAGAGGGGCTGATGAACCCCCGCCCGGAATACCGTGGCGAAGACTACAAGGCGGCGGGCAAGCTCGAAGGCAAGACCGCCATCATCACCGGCGGTGACAGCGGCATCGGTCGTTCGGTGGCCGTGCTGTTCGCTCGTGAAGGGGCCGACGTGGCGATCCTCTATCTCGATCAGCATCAGGACGCTGAAGAAACCCGCACCGTCGTCGAACAGTACGGCCGCCGCTGCCTGACTTTCGCCGGCGACGTCGCCGACCGCGACGTTTGCCGCAAGGTCATCGACGAAACCCTCGCCGCATTCGGCAAGCTCGACATCCTGGTCAACAATGCCGCCGAACAGCACCCGCAGGAAAAGCTCGAGGACATCAGCGAAGAACAGTGGGAGAAGACCTTCCGCACCAACATCTTCGGCATGTTCCAGATGACCAAGGCGGTGCTACCGCATCTCGGCAAGGGTGCTTCGATCATCAACACCACATCGGTGACCGCCTACAAGGGCAGCCCGCAGCTGCTGGACTATTCGGCCACCAAGGGCGCGATCACGGCCTTCACCCGTTCGCTATCGATGAACCTCGCCGAGCGTGGCATTCGCGTCAACGGCGTCGCGCCGGGGCCGATCTGGACGCCGCTGATTTCGTCGACCTTCGATGCCGACGAGGTCGCCGAATTCGGCTCCAACACGCCGATGAAGCGCCCCGGCCAGCCCGATGAAGTGGCGCCGGCGTATGTCTACCTGGCCAGCAGCGATGCAGCCTACGTGAGCGGCCAGGTGATCCACGTCAACGGCGGCACCGTGGTCAACGGCTGA
- a CDS encoding efflux RND transporter permease subunit: MNFSQFFIRRPIFAAVLSLVILIGGAISLFQLPISEYPEVVPPTVVVRANFPGANPKVIGETVASPLEQAITGVEGMLYMSSQATADGKLTLTITFGLGTDLDNAQVQVQNRVTRTMPTLPTEVQRLGVTVDKASPDLTMVVHLTSPDQRYDMLYLSNYAALNVKDELARLDGIGDVQLFGMGDYSLRVWLDPEKVASRNLTASDVVNAIREQNRQVAAGSLGAPPAPGATDFQLSINTQGRLVTEEEFENIIIRAGEDGSITRLRDIARVELGSSQYALRSLLNNQPAVAIPVFQRPGSNAIEISDSVRARMAELKRDFPEGVDYEIVYDPTIFVRGSIEAVVHTLLEAIVLVVLVVILFLQTWRASIIPLAAVPVSLIGTFAVMHLLGFSLNALSLFGLVLAIGIVVDDAIVVVENVERNIGLGKSPEEATRQAMKEVTGPIIATALVLCAVFIPTAFISGLTGQFYQQFALTIAISTVISAFNSLTLSPALAAALLRSHDAPKDGFSRLLDRIFGGWLFAPFNRMFDRASHGYVGLVRRILRGSGIALVVYVGLVGLGYMGFASTPTGFVPPQDKQYLVAFAQLPDAATLDRTEDVIKRMSEIAGKHPGVENTVAFPGLSINGFTNSPNSGIVFTPLKPFDERKDPSLSANAIAADLNGQFAQIQDAFIAIFPPPPVQGLGTIGGFRVQVQDRGNLGYEELYSQVQNVIAKSADYPELAGLFTSYQVNVPQVDADIDREKAKTHGVPIDEIFDTMQVYLGSLYANDFNRFGRTYQVNVQADQKFRLAPEQIGQLKVRNNRGEMVPLSTFVNVTDSAGPDRVMHYNGFLTAEINGAAAPGYSSGQAEAAMERLLKAELPNGMSYEWTELTYQQILAGNTAIFVFPLCVLLAFLVLAAQYESWSLPLAVILIVPMTLLSAITGVILAGSDNNVFTQIGLIVLVGLACKNAILIVEFAKDKQEEGMDRLAAILEACRLRLRPILMTSFAFIMGVVPLVLSSGAGAEMRHAMGVAVFSGMLGVTFFGLLLTPVFYLVIRAFVEKREARKAVYKEVQA; the protein is encoded by the coding sequence ATGAATTTCTCGCAATTCTTCATCAGGCGGCCGATTTTCGCCGCCGTGCTGTCGCTGGTGATCCTCATCGGCGGGGCCATCTCGCTGTTCCAGCTGCCGATCAGCGAATACCCCGAAGTCGTCCCGCCCACCGTGGTGGTACGCGCCAACTTCCCCGGCGCCAACCCCAAGGTGATTGGCGAAACCGTCGCCTCGCCGCTGGAGCAGGCCATCACCGGCGTCGAGGGCATGCTCTACATGTCGTCCCAGGCGACCGCCGACGGCAAGCTGACGCTGACTATCACCTTCGGCCTGGGCACTGACCTGGACAACGCCCAGGTGCAGGTGCAGAACCGCGTCACGCGCACCATGCCGACCTTGCCCACCGAGGTGCAGCGCCTCGGCGTGACCGTGGACAAGGCCTCGCCCGACCTGACCATGGTGGTGCACCTGACCTCGCCGGATCAGCGCTACGACATGCTCTACCTGTCCAACTACGCCGCGCTCAACGTCAAGGACGAACTGGCGCGGCTGGATGGCATCGGTGACGTGCAGCTGTTCGGCATGGGCGATTACTCCCTGCGCGTCTGGCTCGACCCGGAGAAGGTCGCCTCGCGCAACCTCACCGCATCGGACGTGGTCAACGCGATCCGCGAGCAGAACCGCCAGGTCGCCGCGGGCTCCTTGGGTGCGCCGCCGGCACCGGGTGCGACGGACTTCCAGCTGTCGATCAACACCCAGGGCCGCCTGGTCACCGAGGAAGAATTCGAGAACATCATCATCCGCGCTGGTGAAGATGGCTCGATCACCCGCCTGCGGGACATCGCCCGCGTCGAACTGGGCTCCAGCCAGTACGCGCTGCGTTCGCTGCTGAACAACCAGCCCGCCGTCGCCATTCCGGTATTCCAGCGCCCGGGGTCGAACGCCATCGAGATCTCCGACTCGGTGCGCGCACGCATGGCGGAACTGAAACGCGACTTCCCGGAAGGCGTGGACTACGAGATCGTCTACGACCCGACCATCTTCGTGCGCGGCTCCATCGAGGCGGTGGTACATACGCTGCTCGAAGCCATCGTGCTGGTAGTGCTGGTGGTGATTCTGTTCCTGCAGACCTGGCGCGCCTCGATCATTCCACTGGCCGCCGTGCCGGTGTCGCTGATCGGCACCTTCGCGGTCATGCACCTGCTCGGTTTCTCGCTCAACGCGCTGTCGCTGTTCGGCCTGGTGCTGGCCATCGGCATCGTGGTGGACGACGCCATCGTCGTGGTGGAAAACGTCGAGCGCAACATCGGCCTCGGCAAGTCGCCGGAGGAAGCGACCCGTCAGGCCATGAAGGAAGTGACCGGGCCGATCATCGCAACGGCGCTGGTGCTCTGCGCGGTGTTTATCCCGACTGCATTCATTTCCGGCCTCACCGGGCAGTTCTACCAGCAGTTCGCGCTGACCATCGCCATCTCCACCGTGATCTCGGCGTTCAACTCGCTGACTCTGTCGCCGGCACTGGCCGCTGCGCTCCTCAGGTCGCACGACGCGCCCAAAGACGGCTTCTCGCGGCTGCTCGATCGGATTTTTGGCGGCTGGCTGTTCGCACCGTTCAACCGCATGTTCGACCGCGCCAGCCACGGCTACGTCGGTCTGGTGCGGCGCATCCTGCGCGGCAGCGGCATTGCACTGGTGGTCTATGTCGGACTGGTCGGCCTCGGCTACATGGGCTTCGCCAGCACGCCGACCGGTTTCGTGCCGCCGCAGGACAAGCAGTATCTGGTCGCCTTCGCCCAGCTGCCGGACGCCGCCACGCTGGACCGCACCGAGGACGTGATCAAGCGCATGTCGGAAATTGCCGGCAAGCACCCGGGCGTGGAAAACACCGTGGCCTTCCCGGGCCTGTCGATCAACGGCTTCACCAACAGCCCGAACAGCGGCATCGTCTTCACTCCGCTCAAACCCTTCGATGAGCGCAAGGACCCATCGCTCTCGGCCAACGCCATCGCGGCGGACCTGAACGGCCAGTTCGCGCAGATCCAGGATGCCTTTATCGCCATCTTCCCGCCGCCACCGGTACAGGGGTTGGGCACCATCGGCGGTTTCCGTGTGCAGGTGCAGGACCGCGGCAACCTCGGCTACGAGGAGCTGTACAGCCAGGTGCAGAACGTCATTGCCAAGAGCGCGGACTATCCGGAGCTGGCCGGCCTGTTCACCAGCTATCAGGTGAACGTGCCGCAGGTGGATGCCGACATCGACCGGGAAAAAGCCAAGACCCACGGTGTGCCGATCGACGAGATCTTCGACACCATGCAGGTCTACCTCGGCTCGCTGTACGCCAACGACTTCAACCGCTTCGGCCGTACCTATCAGGTCAACGTCCAGGCGGACCAGAAGTTCCGCCTGGCACCGGAGCAGATCGGTCAGCTGAAGGTGCGCAACAACCGCGGCGAGATGGTCCCGCTGTCGACCTTCGTCAACGTCACCGACAGCGCCGGCCCGGATCGGGTCATGCACTACAACGGCTTCCTCACCGCCGAGATCAACGGCGCGGCCGCGCCGGGCTACAGCTCCGGTCAGGCCGAGGCGGCCATGGAGCGCCTGCTCAAGGCTGAACTGCCGAACGGCATGAGCTACGAATGGACCGAGCTGACCTATCAGCAGATCCTCGCTGGCAATACCGCAATCTTCGTTTTCCCGCTCTGCGTGCTGCTGGCCTTCCTGGTGCTCGCTGCGCAATACGAGAGCTGGAGCCTGCCGCTGGCGGTGATTCTGATCGTACCGATGACACTGCTCTCGGCCATCACCGGGGTGATCCTCGCCGGTAGCGACAACAACGTGTTCACCCAGATCGGCCTGATCGTGCTGGTGGGCCTGGCGTGCAAGAACGCCATCCTCATCGTCGAGTTCGCCAAGGACAAGCAGGAGGAAGGCATGGACCGGCTGGCGGCCATCCTCGAAGCCTGCCGCCTGCGTCTGCGGCCGATCCTGATGACCAGCTTCGCCTTCATCATGGGCGTGGTGCCGCTGGTGCTTTCCAGCGGGGCCGGTGCCGAGATGCGTCATGCCATGGGTGTCGCGGTGTTCAGCGGCATGCTCGGGGTGACCTTCTTCGGGCTCCTGCTGACCCCGGTGTTCTATCTGGTGATTCGCGCCTTCGTCGAGAAACGCGAAGCCCGCAAGGCGGTTTACAAGGAGGTTCAGGCATGA
- a CDS encoding zinc-dependent alcohol dehydrogenase family protein, with protein sequence MSRIIRFHQFGPADVLRHEERAVPVAGPGEVLIGVRAIGVSWNDVLWRQDLAPRHARLPAGLGSEVAGEVLAVGEGVQGFSVGDQVAGFPAHDLNQYPLYAEHALLPQQALVHYPDMLDASEAAIHYTPMLVSYFALVELAQLEPGQYVLINQAAHCTGPAAVQLAKALGGRVIATCDTSEDRDYLRELGAETVIVTEEEDLVGRLQKLTEGRGVEVVLDACGGSQMKLLGDVMAPLGKLILYGMNGGNETALPVCAAFKKNFKFFLHCLCDFTGQPELGIEQNREAVERALQHINQLTADRLLRPQVDRLFPFEQAVEAHRYVESGIPRGRVVLTLG encoded by the coding sequence ATGTCCCGCATCATCCGTTTTCATCAGTTCGGTCCGGCCGACGTGTTGCGCCACGAGGAGCGCGCGGTGCCGGTTGCCGGCCCCGGCGAGGTGCTGATCGGCGTTCGTGCCATCGGCGTCAGCTGGAATGACGTGCTCTGGCGCCAGGATCTTGCGCCACGACACGCGCGTCTGCCTGCCGGGCTCGGCAGCGAAGTGGCAGGCGAGGTGCTGGCGGTGGGTGAGGGCGTCCAGGGTTTCAGCGTCGGCGATCAGGTTGCCGGCTTCCCGGCCCACGATCTCAATCAATATCCGCTTTATGCCGAGCACGCCCTGTTGCCGCAACAGGCGCTGGTGCACTACCCGGACATGCTCGACGCCAGCGAGGCAGCCATTCATTACACGCCGATGCTGGTCAGCTATTTCGCGCTGGTGGAACTGGCCCAGCTGGAACCCGGCCAGTACGTGCTGATCAACCAGGCCGCACATTGCACCGGCCCGGCGGCGGTACAGCTGGCCAAGGCGCTGGGCGGGCGGGTGATCGCCACCTGTGATACCAGCGAAGACCGCGACTACCTGCGCGAGCTGGGCGCGGAAACCGTCATCGTCACCGAAGAGGAAGATCTGGTCGGCCGCCTGCAGAAGCTGACTGAAGGCCGTGGCGTCGAGGTGGTGCTGGATGCCTGCGGCGGCTCGCAGATGAAGCTGCTGGGCGATGTCATGGCGCCGTTGGGCAAGCTGATTCTCTACGGCATGAACGGTGGCAACGAGACCGCGCTGCCGGTCTGCGCGGCGTTCAAGAAGAACTTCAAGTTCTTCCTGCACTGCCTGTGCGACTTCACCGGGCAACCGGAGCTGGGCATCGAGCAGAACCGCGAGGCGGTCGAGCGCGCGCTGCAGCATATCAATCAGCTTACCGCCGACCGCCTGCTACGCCCGCAGGTCGATCGGCTGTTTCCGTTCGAGCAGGCCGTCGAAGCCCATCGGTATGTTGAAAGTGGCATCCCCCGCGGTCGTGTCGTGCTGACCTTGGGCTGA
- the ligD gene encoding non-homologous end-joining DNA ligase, translating into MPAKRKSTERPLVGGIGISNPQRVIDAATGTTKFALAEYYLSVADWLVPQLAGRPLSIVRAPEGIGGESFFQRHCGRLKMPHMRALPKDLDPEHARLIQADNITAVLEAVQMGSVEFHTWNARSDRIERPDRVIFDLDPDPALPWSRMIDTTELTLALLDELGLRAFLKTSGGRGMHVVVPIERRHDWDCVRSFAQGVTQRLGRQHPERIACKMGAQNRVGRIFVDYLRNQRGASTVAAFSVRARPGLGVSLPVSLDEMRQLEGADQWRLGNARAYLSERGADPWAEYGSTRQRLTSTLLETLRKEG; encoded by the coding sequence ATGCCAGCAAAGCGCAAAAGCACCGAACGGCCATTGGTTGGCGGCATCGGCATCAGCAACCCGCAGCGGGTGATCGACGCGGCGACCGGCACCACCAAGTTCGCCCTCGCCGAATATTACCTGTCGGTCGCCGACTGGCTGGTGCCACAGCTTGCCGGGCGGCCGCTGTCCATTGTTCGCGCCCCGGAGGGCATCGGCGGTGAGAGCTTCTTCCAGCGCCATTGCGGCCGGCTGAAGATGCCGCATATGCGCGCGCTGCCGAAGGATCTGGACCCGGAGCATGCGCGGCTGATCCAGGCCGACAACATCACGGCGGTGCTCGAAGCGGTACAGATGGGCAGCGTGGAGTTCCACACCTGGAATGCCCGCAGCGACCGTATCGAACGGCCGGACCGGGTGATCTTCGATCTCGATCCCGACCCTGCGTTGCCCTGGTCGCGGATGATCGACACCACCGAACTGACGTTGGCGCTGCTCGACGAGCTCGGGCTGCGAGCATTTCTGAAGACCAGCGGCGGCCGCGGCATGCATGTGGTCGTGCCTATCGAGCGACGGCACGACTGGGATTGCGTGCGCAGCTTCGCCCAGGGCGTCACTCAAAGGCTCGGCCGTCAGCACCCGGAGCGCATCGCCTGCAAGATGGGCGCACAGAATCGGGTCGGACGCATCTTCGTCGATTACCTGCGCAACCAGCGTGGCGCCAGCACGGTGGCGGCGTTCTCTGTGCGCGCACGGCCGGGGCTCGGCGTTTCGCTGCCGGTGAGCCTGGATGAGATGCGTCAGCTGGAAGGAGCGGATCAGTGGCGGCTGGGCAATGCCAGGGCGTACCTGAGCGAGCGAGGCGCCGATCCGTGGGCCGAGTACGGCAGCACCCGCCAGCGGCTCACGAGCACGTTGCTCGAGACGTTGCGCAAAGAAGGCTGA